The proteins below are encoded in one region of Callospermophilus lateralis isolate mCalLat2 chromosome 9, mCalLat2.hap1, whole genome shotgun sequence:
- the LOC143407020 gene encoding intraflagellar transport protein 70B, whose product MAGLSSTQIPDGEFTAVVYRLIRDSRYAEAVQLLGAELQRSPRSRAGLSLLGYCYYRLQEFALAAECYEQLGQLHPELEQYRLYQAQALYKAGLYPEATRVAFLLLDNPAYHSRILRLQAAIKYSEGDLPGARSLVEQLLSGEGGEESGSENEPDGQVNLGCLLYKEGHYEAACAKFFAALQASGYQPDLSYNLALAYYSNRHYAPALKHIADIIERGIRQHPELGVGMTTEGIDVRSVGNTLVLHQTALVEAFNLKAAIEYQLRNYEAAQEALTDMPPRAEEELDPVTLHNQALMNMDAKPTEGFEKLQFLLQQNPFPPETFGNLLLLYCKYEYFDLAADVLAENAHLTYKFLTPYLYDFLDALITCQTAPEEAFIKLDGLAGMLTEQLRKLTIQVQEARHNRDEEAVKKAVNEYDEALEKYIPVLMAQAKIYWNLENYSMVEKIFRKSVEFCNDHDVWKLNVAHVLFMQENKYKEAIGFYEPIVKKHYDNILNVSAIVLANLCVSYIMTSQNEEAEELMRKIEKEEEQLAYDDPDRKIYHLCIVNLVIGTLYCAKGNYDFGISRVIKSLEPYSKKLGTDTWYYAKRCFLSLLENMSKHTIMLRDNVIQECVQFLEHCELYGRNIPAVIEQPLEEERIHIGKNTVTYESRQLRALIYEIIGWNI is encoded by the coding sequence ATGGCGGGGCTGAGCAGCACGCAGATTCCCGACGGGGAGTTCACCGCCGTCGTGTACCGGCTCATCCGCGACTCCCGCTACGCCGAGGCGGTGCAGCTGCTGGGCGCAGAGCTGCAGCGGAGCCCCAGGAGCCGCGCCGGCCTGTCGCTGCTGGGTTACTGCTACTACCGCCTGCAGGAGTTCGCGCTGGCCGCAGAGTGCTATGAGCAGCTGGGCCAGCTGCACCCAGAACTTGAGCAGTACCGCCTGTATCAGGCCCAGGCCCTGTACAAGGCCGGCCTTTATCCAGAGGCCACGCGGGTGGCCTTCCTCCTCCTGGACAATCCCGCCTACCACAGCCGGATCCTCCGCCTGCAAGCTGCTATCAAGTACAGTGAGGGTGACCTGCCAGGGGCCAGGAGCCTGGTGGAGCAGCTGCTGAGTGGGGAAGGGGGAGAAGAGAGTGGAAGTGAGAATGAACCTGATGGTCAGGTCAACCTGGGTTGTTTGCTGTACAAGGAGGGACACTATGAAGCTGCCTGTGCTAAGTTCTTTGCTGCCCTGCAGGCCTCAGGCTACCAGCCTGACCTTTCCTACAACCTGGCACTGGCCTATTACAGTAACAGGCATTATGCCCCGGCTCTGAAGCATATTGCTGACATTATTGAGCGTGGTATCCGTCAGCACCCAGAGCTTGGTGTGGGCATGACCACGGAGGGCATTGATGTTCGCAGTGTTGGCAATACTTTAGTCCTCCACCAGACTGCTCTGGTGGAAGCCTTCAACCTCAAGGCAGCCATAGAATACCAGCTGAGAAACTATGAGGCAGCCCAGGAAGCTCTCACTGACATGCCACCTAGGGCAGAGGAAGAATTGGACCCTGTGACCCTGCACAACCAGGCACTCATGAATATGGATGCCAAGCCTACAGAAGGGTTTGAGAAACTACAGTTTCTACTCCAGCAGAACCCCTTCCCCCCAGAGACTTTTGGCAATCTTTTGCTGCTCTACTGTAAATATGAGTATTTTGACCTGGCAGCAGATGTCCTGGCAGAAAATGCCCATTTGACTTATAAATTCCTCACACCCTATCTCTATGACTTCTTGGATGCCCTGATCACTTGCCAGACAGCTCCTGAAGAAGCTTTCATTAAGCTTGATGGCCTAGCAGGGATGCTGACTGAGCAGCTTCGTAAACTTACCATACAAGTTCAGGAAGCAAGACACAATAGAGATGAAGAAGCTGTCAAAAAGGCAGTGAATGAATATGATGAAGCCCTTGAGAAATACATTCCTGTGCTGATGGCCCAGGCAAAGATCTACTGGAATCTTGAAAATTATTCGATGGTAGAAAAGATTTTCCGCAAATCTGTGGAATTCTGTAATGACCATGATGTGTGGAAGTTGAATGTGGCCCATGTTCTGTTCATGCAGGAGAACAAATACAAAGAAGCCATTGGTTTCTATGAACCCATCGTCAAGAAGCACTATGATAACATCCTGAATGTCAGTGCTATTGTATTAGCTAACCTCTGTGTTTCCTATATTATGACAAGTCAAAATGAAGAAGCAGAGGAGCTGATGAGGAAGATTGAAAAGGAGGAAGAGCAGCTGGCCTATGATGACCCAGACAGGAAAATCTACCATCTCTGCATTGTGAATTTGGTGATAGGAACACTTTATTGTGCCAAAGGAAATTATGACTTTGGTATCTCTCGAGTTATCAAAAGCTTGGAACCTTACAGTAAAAAGCTAGGAACTGATACCTGGTATTATGCCAAAAGATGCTTCCTGTCCTTATTAGAAAACATGTCAAAGCACACAATCATGCTTCGTGACAATGTTATTCAAGAATGTGTGCAGTTTTTAGAACACTGTGAACTTTATGGCAGAAACATACCTGCTGTTATAGAACAACCCTTGGAAGAAGAAAGAATTCATATTGGAAAGAACACAGTCACATATGAGTCCAGACAGTTAAGAGCTTTGATTTATGAGATTATAGGATGGAATATATAG